The Desulfovibrio desulfuricans region GACCGGCTTGAAAAAGACAAGGACGTGTTTGAAGTCGTTGCGGTCGGCCCCGTGCCCATGATGGCCGCCGTGGCGGAAACCACGCGCCCATTTGGCGTCAAGACCACGGTCAGCCTCAACCCCATCATGGTTGACGGCATCGGCATGTGCGGCGCCTGCCGCGTCACCGTAGGCGGCAAAACCAAGTTCGCCTGTGTGGACGGCCCCGAATTTGACGGTCACGAAGTGGATTTTCCCGAACTGCGCCGCCGTCTGGCCGCCTACCGGGAGCAGGAAACCATTTCCATTGAAGAATACCGGAGAGTCAGCCATGGAGAATAGCAAGCCCAAAAAGACCGTGGCTCCCCGTGTGGACATGCCCTGCCAGCCCGCAAAAGTGCGCCGGGCCAACTTTGAAGAAGTCGCCCTTGGCTACACCAGGGAAATGGCTCAGGCCGAGGCCAGCCGCTGCCTTCAGTGCAAAAAGCCCCTGTGCGTCTCGGGCTGCCCTGTTGAAGTGCCCATCCGCGACTTTATCCATCAGGTTGCCGAGGGCAACATGGATGCCGCCTACCGCATCATCAAGACCACCAACAGCCTCCCCGCCGTGTGCGGCCGCGTGTGCCCCCAGGAGCACCAGTGCGAAGGCAAGTGCGTACTCAAGGCCAAGGGCCAGCCCGTGGCCATTGGTCGCCTTGAGCGCTTCGTGGCAGATACGTACATCGCCACCACAGCCTGTGAGCAGGTGACCGGCACCAATGCCTGCGCCCTGCCCCTGGGAGCCAAAAAGGTGGCCTGCATCGGCTCCGGCCCTTCATCCCTGACCTGTGCTGGCGTGTGCGCCACCGCAGGCATCAAGGTTGACGTGTTTGAAGCCCTGCACGAACCCGGCGGCGTGCTTATTTACGGCATCCCCGCCTTCCGCCTGCCCAAGACCGTGGTAGCCACGGAAATCAACGGCCTGCGTCAGGCCGGTGTGGACTTCCACCTCAATTCCGTGGGTGGCCGCACCATTGATATTGACGACCTGCGCAAGGAGTACGACGCCATTTTCATCGGCGTTGGCGCTGGCCTGCCCGTCTTTTTGGGCGTTCCCGGCGAAAATCTGGTGGGCGTGTTCTCCGCTAACGAATACCTCACCCGCGTCAACCTTGGCCGCGCCTACAACTTCCCCTCGCAGGACACTCCGGCCTACCCCGGCAAGCACGTTACCGTGTTCGGCGCGGGCAACGTGGCTATGGACGCGGCGCGCACTGCCCTGCGCATGGGCGCGGAAAGCGTGCATGTGGTCTACCGCCGCACAAGGGCTGAAATGCCCGCCCGTCTGGAAGAGCTGGAACATGCGGAGGAAGAAGGCGTGCAGTTTGCCATGCTTTCAGCCCCGCTGCGCTTCAACGGCGATGCGGAAATGCGCCTTCAGTCCGTAACCCTGCAGCGTATGGAACTGGGTGAGCCCGATGCTTCTGGTCGCCGCAGGCCTGTGCCTGTGGAAGGCTCGGAATACGATCTGCCCACCGACCTTGCCATTGTGGCTCTGGGCACCCGCTCCAACCCCATCCTCCTCGAGGCTACCCCTGAGCTCAAACTGAACAAGTGGGGCTACATCGAGGCCGATGAGGCCACTGGCGAAACCTCCATTCCCAACGTCTTTGCGGGCGGCGACATCGTCACCGGCGCGGCCACGGTCATTCTGGCCATGGGCGCAGGGCGCAAGGCCGGACAGGAAATAGTCAAAAGAATCGCAGGCTGATTGCAGCCCGGCATCTGATAAAAGGGGGGCCTCCGCTGGAGGCTCCCTTTTTTCATAGCCCATACATAAAAAGACAACAATTCAGCCTGCCCATTGACCTCGGCT contains the following coding sequences:
- the gltA gene encoding NADPH-dependent glutamate synthase, with amino-acid sequence MENSKPKKTVAPRVDMPCQPAKVRRANFEEVALGYTREMAQAEASRCLQCKKPLCVSGCPVEVPIRDFIHQVAEGNMDAAYRIIKTTNSLPAVCGRVCPQEHQCEGKCVLKAKGQPVAIGRLERFVADTYIATTACEQVTGTNACALPLGAKKVACIGSGPSSLTCAGVCATAGIKVDVFEALHEPGGVLIYGIPAFRLPKTVVATEINGLRQAGVDFHLNSVGGRTIDIDDLRKEYDAIFIGVGAGLPVFLGVPGENLVGVFSANEYLTRVNLGRAYNFPSQDTPAYPGKHVTVFGAGNVAMDAARTALRMGAESVHVVYRRTRAEMPARLEELEHAEEEGVQFAMLSAPLRFNGDAEMRLQSVTLQRMELGEPDASGRRRPVPVEGSEYDLPTDLAIVALGTRSNPILLEATPELKLNKWGYIEADEATGETSIPNVFAGGDIVTGAATVILAMGAGRKAGQEIVKRIAG